The uncultured Trichococcus sp. DNA window GTATTGCTGATCAATTCCATATACGCCAACACATCCACGTTCGCATCCATTCTTCTTCCCTCCTTTCCTACATCCATAAAGACGAAGGCAAGAAGGAATGTGTAACTGTCAGTGTTCTGTTTCCGGAATCACAAATTTTCGTTGATGCAGCGCATGATTGCCTCGGCGACGCCGTTTTCCGAGTTTTTGGAAGTGAGGTACTTCGCGAATTCCTTGACCCCATCTTCGGCATTGGCCACTGCGAAGCTGGCGCCGGCCACCTTCAGCATGGAGACATCGTTGAAATTATCCCCGATGGCCATAACATTCTCCAGCGGGATGCCTCTTTTTTTGGCGAATTTTTCCAAAGCAATCCCTTTTTGTGCTTCTACATGATTGATTTCGATGTTGTTCCGGAAGGAGGAGGTCACGACCAATCGGCTGTCCTCGGCCAACTTTGTCCGGATCGGATCCAGTTCGCTTTGTCCGGAATCGCTGAATACGAGGATCTTCAGTACTTGCTGGGAATTGTCGTCGAGAACGGCATTGAAGCTATCGATATAGTTGACGTGCATCAGCTCCAAACGAGCGACCGCCAGAACAAGCGCCATTTTGAAAGTTGTGTCAGGGTTTGTCTCATGCAGCAGGGAGGTCATTGACTCAATCCGGCGCACTTTGTCATCCGAAAATATGCCTTTGGATGTCATGAGTTCGCAGTAGAGCCCGTGTTTTTTCACATCCTCCAAAATGTGGCGTGTGGTTGTTTTGTCGATCCCCAGGTTTTCGACCAGTTGACCATCTTCGTCAAATACTTGTCCGCCGTTCAGTGTGATCATGGGACAGTCGATGCCGACTTCCTTCAGAGCCGGAACAGCTTCGGTATATCCTCTGCCGGTAGCGACCATAAATTTGATCCCTAATCTATTTGCTTCGTTGATGGCGCTCACGTTTGATGCGGAGACTTCCATCTTGTCGTTCAATAAGGTGCCGTCCATATCCGAGACGATCAGTTCAATCATATATTCATCCTCCTGTTCGGTAATTGCAGAATATTCACCCTTATATTCTACCATGCTTTTTCATTTTGAATTAAAATAAGTTCAGTGCCGGCCAAATTAATCGCCCGGAAGAGG harbors:
- a CDS encoding Cof-type HAD-IIB family hydrolase, whose translation is MIELIVSDMDGTLLNDKMEVSASNVSAINEANRLGIKFMVATGRGYTEAVPALKEVGIDCPMITLNGGQVFDEDGQLVENLGIDKTTTRHILEDVKKHGLYCELMTSKGIFSDDKVRRIESMTSLLHETNPDTTFKMALVLAVARLELMHVNYIDSFNAVLDDNSQQVLKILVFSDSGQSELDPIRTKLAEDSRLVVTSSFRNNIEINHVEAQKGIALEKFAKKRGIPLENVMAIGDNFNDVSMLKVAGASFAVANAEDGVKEFAKYLTSKNSENGVAEAIMRCINENL